From Gopherus flavomarginatus isolate rGopFla2 chromosome 7, rGopFla2.mat.asm, whole genome shotgun sequence, the proteins below share one genomic window:
- the RPL26L1 gene encoding 60S ribosomal protein L26-like 1 yields MKFNPFVTSDRSKNRKRHFNAPSHIRRKIMSSPLSKELRQKYNVRSMPIRKDDEVQVVRGHYKGQQIGKVVQVYRKKYVIYIERVQREKANGTTVHVGIHPSKVVITRLKLDKDRKKILERKAKSRQVGKEKGKYKEETIEKMQE; encoded by the exons ATGAAGTTCAATCCTTTTGTGACCTCGGACCGCAGCAAGAACCGCAAGAGGCACTTCAATGCACCTTCTCACATTCGCAGGAAGATCATGTCTTCTCCCCTTTCCAAGGAGCTAAGGCAGAAATACAATGTCCGCTCTATGCCTATCCGAAAAGATGACGAAGTCCAG gttgTCCGGGGACATTATAAAGGCCAGCAAATCGGCAAGGTAGTCCAGGtatacagaaaaaaatatgtcATCTACATTGAACGCGTACAGCGTGAGAAGGCCAACGGCACAACAGTCCATGTTGGAATCCATCCTAGCAAG GTGGTGATCACTAGGCTAAAACTGGACAAGGATCGCAAAAAGATCTTGGAACGCAAAGCAAAGTCTCGCCAGGTTGGCAAGGAGAAGGGCAAATACAAGGAAGAAACCATTGAAAAGATGCAAGAATAG